A section of the Anabaena cylindrica PCC 7122 genome encodes:
- a CDS encoding ArnT family glycosyltransferase, with amino-acid sequence MRLKLSVTSPVDQWFNKIEQRPALAVTISIVWLLLINWIAFGWNLGNIGLIDETEPLFAEASRQMLVTGDWITPFFNGETRFDKPALIYWCQAIAYSMMGVNEWAARIPSALAATAVTALAFYVVQWHFAQKDQLEQVANPTRRYLTAAVASALMAFNPEMIVWARVGVSDMLLTGCIASALLCFFLGYAQNSSPSPFPNKWYLACYVLIAGAILTKGPVGIVLPGLIMIAFALYLGKFWELWREMRPILGMGIVFALSAPWYVLVTWRNGWNFINAFFGYHNIERFTEVVNGHSAPWYFYFLVVLLGFAPYSVFIPASLTRLKFLQRRHWLDQERSQQLGLFAGFWFLGIFGFFSIAVTKLPSYLLPLMPAAAILVALFWSDLFPNPQIPKPLKSFNISSWVNVAFLSTLSIGLFNLSKLVGTDPAAPNLYQKIENLGLTNLGGIIWLVGAIVIAALILSYHPRPIIAINFIGFVAFLSVVLMPTLFIMDQQRQLPLRELSAIAVQEKQPNEELVMVGFKKPTVTFYSQTTVNYLKFSKEALDYIQNQASAKVKPPSLLLLTEHKKLVEMNFQPDDYKNIATKGAYNLIRIPLQKIKKNNLDIS; translated from the coding sequence ATGAGGCTAAAATTGAGCGTTACCAGCCCTGTTGACCAATGGTTTAATAAGATAGAACAGCGTCCAGCCCTTGCTGTGACTATTTCGATTGTATGGTTGCTGTTGATTAACTGGATAGCTTTTGGTTGGAATTTGGGCAATATTGGCTTGATTGATGAAACTGAGCCACTTTTTGCGGAAGCTTCCCGACAAATGCTAGTTACAGGTGATTGGATTACCCCATTTTTCAATGGTGAAACTCGTTTTGACAAACCGGCGTTAATTTATTGGTGTCAAGCGATCGCATATTCTATGATGGGGGTGAATGAATGGGCCGCCCGTATCCCTTCTGCACTAGCTGCAACGGCTGTAACTGCTTTGGCATTTTACGTTGTCCAATGGCATTTTGCTCAAAAAGATCAATTAGAGCAAGTTGCAAATCCTACTCGTCGTTATTTAACAGCCGCTGTGGCATCGGCTTTAATGGCATTTAATCCCGAAATGATTGTTTGGGCTAGAGTCGGTGTTTCTGATATGTTACTCACCGGTTGTATAGCCTCAGCGCTGTTATGCTTTTTTCTGGGATACGCTCAAAACTCTTCCCCTTCCCCCTTCCCCAATAAATGGTATCTAGCTTGTTATGTACTAATTGCTGGAGCAATTTTGACTAAGGGGCCAGTGGGAATTGTTTTACCTGGACTAATCATGATTGCCTTTGCCCTATATTTGGGTAAATTCTGGGAACTGTGGCGAGAAATGCGGCCGATTTTGGGCATGGGCATAGTCTTTGCTTTATCTGCTCCCTGGTATGTCTTGGTGACTTGGCGCAATGGCTGGAATTTTATTAATGCCTTTTTTGGTTATCACAATATAGAACGCTTTACAGAAGTCGTTAACGGTCACTCAGCCCCTTGGTATTTTTACTTTTTAGTGGTGTTATTAGGCTTTGCACCATACTCAGTTTTTATACCTGCATCCCTAACCAGGTTAAAATTTTTGCAGAGAAGGCACTGGCTAGATCAAGAACGTTCTCAACAATTGGGTTTATTTGCTGGTTTCTGGTTTCTGGGTATATTCGGCTTTTTCAGCATCGCTGTCACTAAACTCCCCAGCTATCTATTACCTCTAATGCCAGCAGCAGCGATTCTGGTAGCATTGTTTTGGAGTGACCTTTTTCCAAATCCCCAAATTCCCAAACCTCTGAAATCTTTCAATATTAGTAGCTGGGTAAATGTGGCCTTTTTATCAACATTATCAATAGGACTATTTAACCTATCTAAGTTAGTAGGTACTGATCCTGCTGCACCCAATTTATACCAAAAGATTGAAAATTTGGGGTTAACAAATTTGGGAGGGATAATTTGGCTTGTTGGTGCGATTGTTATTGCTGCTTTGATATTGAGTTATCATCCACGTCCCATCATTGCAATTAATTTCATAGGGTTTGTGGCATTTTTATCAGTGGTGTTAATGCCCACTTTGTTTATAATGGATCAACAGCGTCAGTTACCTTTAAGAGAATTATCTGCGATCGCTGTCCAAGAAAAACAACCCAATGAAGAATTAGTCATGGTCGGGTTCAAAAAGCCTACAGTGACTTTCTACTCTCAAACTACTGTTAATTACTTGAAGTTTTCCAAAGAGGCTCTAGACTATATTCAAAATCAAGCCTCCGCAAAAGTCAAACCACCATCACTACTACTTCTGACTGAACATAAAAAGTTGGTTGAAATGAACTTTCAACCAGACGATTACAAGAATATAGCCACTAAAGGTGCTTATAATCTCATTCGTATTCCCTTGCAGAAAATTAAAAAAAATAACCTGGATATTTCATAA
- a CDS encoding ATP-binding protein, with protein MLMLHYPLYDFLATVPSCPETSTLAVVLEILEKEQCDRLVVVNQQQCPIGLLYSASLIPKLLAAASGETFLNLQQPISTLNSSLISPIQTIPASERLEKFSLVLPCQQNQKNRNLDWVLIDAEGKFLGLLDSPRLLRFLAKEKAVIVAGIPATQTKNHPGAKTRRYKQNQHQSRRQNPLVQLLERLPWPLMLQTSNGEVVTQNPAWWQQLGVFKDLEGIRQEVETILAPIHVKKPEKSQEYVNQKAMKVYPNNGRGGDNAEPNILMKRHLRSEGMNSTDSSSTLPIMQEPEISANSTSSRCFLDTQLGTCTCVVEVQNGQERIWQFTKIPLDSPELKVLSADSEVTLRSENSEIRHNELWLVLATDVTEQQQLFKELAAKNADLIQLNRLKDEFLACISHELKTPLTAVLGLSRLLVDQQLGELNERQARYASLIHQSGRHLMSVVNDILDLTRMETGQMELNPSPVQIREVCDRALSEIKTHHNQPSKVIPSSASESQNSPDHQFSLTIEPGLEQIVADELRLRQMLVHLLSNAFKFTETSGEIGLRVNRWEGWIAFTVWDTGIGIPEHQQHLIFQKFQQLENPLTRQFEGTGLGLVLTRALARLHGGDVSFLSREGNGSQFTLLLPPCPPKTTFAESEGGNSESHQPTSSQRLVLVVEAVARYIEDLTQHLKGLGYRVVIARSGTEALEKARRLQPITIFLNPLLPLLSGWDVLTLLKSDSATRHIPVIVTATGAEKEQAFAHRADNFLSLPVEHQALVPILEKLCAAPEVEQIGLENPEIATTKTPLRILRLVNPELESVNPQPSLREHRVIEVDDLDQAELLARVWQFDVILLDVESSTAQNYLQQLTNHPRLAAIPLVTCDVATTLTASKIPGLSVFPYLTPLGKESASPKTKPDALLSVLQIASAIGCPPNILVVDVTMLRDLPQVRGKPFKGYQGEKNSALKDNKQSTESGSATISLKNEYSHNDSSMNTERGSEWFQALIQYLQTAGLKAVMGNCWAEVLQQLRHQSVDLLLICLGESAIHKEIQKALTTLSDLPFNLPPILVLDKTLNQVTYPEIATQKNNGYQSRENYEVSELEQLPGNIATQILPRSISMEDLLNQINQALVKGNR; from the coding sequence ATGTTAATGCTACATTACCCGCTTTATGACTTTCTAGCAACCGTACCCAGCTGCCCAGAAACGAGTACTCTGGCAGTGGTGCTGGAGATTTTGGAGAAGGAGCAGTGCGATCGCCTGGTAGTGGTGAATCAACAACAATGCCCAATCGGATTGTTGTACTCTGCTAGTTTAATCCCGAAATTATTGGCAGCCGCCAGTGGTGAAACGTTTTTAAATCTACAACAGCCGATATCTACGTTGAATTCTAGTCTGATTTCGCCAATACAGACAATACCAGCTTCTGAACGGCTAGAAAAATTTAGTTTGGTTTTGCCATGCCAACAAAACCAAAAAAATAGAAATTTAGATTGGGTGTTAATCGACGCAGAGGGGAAGTTTTTGGGGCTGCTAGATAGCCCTAGATTACTACGTTTTTTGGCTAAAGAGAAAGCAGTAATTGTTGCGGGTATTCCTGCAACTCAGACAAAAAATCATCCTGGAGCAAAGACTCGTCGCTACAAGCAAAATCAACATCAGTCACGTAGACAAAATCCTTTAGTGCAGTTGCTGGAAAGACTACCTTGGCCGTTGATGTTACAAACGAGTAATGGCGAAGTGGTAACACAAAATCCAGCTTGGTGGCAACAATTGGGAGTTTTCAAAGATCTCGAAGGCATCAGGCAAGAAGTAGAAACTATCCTTGCTCCTATTCATGTTAAAAAGCCAGAAAAAAGTCAAGAATACGTCAATCAAAAAGCGATGAAAGTTTACCCCAATAATGGTAGAGGGGGTGACAACGCAGAGCCAAACATATTGATGAAACGGCATCTTAGAAGTGAAGGCATGAATTCAACAGATTCATCTTCAACTTTGCCTATCATGCAGGAGCCAGAAATATCTGCAAACTCTACATCTAGTCGCTGCTTTTTAGATACTCAACTGGGTACTTGTACTTGTGTTGTCGAAGTGCAGAATGGTCAGGAGCGAATTTGGCAGTTTACTAAAATCCCTTTAGATAGTCCTGAGTTGAAGGTTTTGAGTGCTGATTCGGAAGTGACGCTCAGAAGTGAAAATTCAGAAATTCGTCATAATGAGTTGTGGTTAGTTTTAGCAACTGATGTAACCGAACAACAACAACTTTTTAAAGAACTGGCAGCTAAGAATGCCGATTTGATTCAACTAAATCGGTTGAAGGATGAGTTTTTAGCTTGTATTAGTCATGAATTGAAAACACCACTAACAGCCGTTTTGGGTTTATCACGGTTACTAGTTGATCAACAATTAGGAGAATTGAACGAGCGACAAGCCCGTTATGCCAGCTTAATTCATCAAAGTGGACGACATTTGATGAGTGTAGTTAATGATATTTTAGATTTAACGCGGATGGAAACTGGACAGATGGAACTAAATCCGTCTCCAGTGCAAATTAGAGAAGTGTGCGATCGCGCTTTATCAGAAATAAAAACACATCACAATCAACCAAGCAAAGTCATCCCATCTTCTGCATCCGAAAGTCAGAATTCACCAGATCACCAATTTAGCCTCACCATTGAACCAGGTTTAGAACAGATAGTCGCAGATGAATTGCGATTGCGGCAAATGCTGGTACACTTACTTTCCAACGCCTTTAAATTCACCGAAACCTCTGGAGAAATAGGACTGCGGGTGAATCGCTGGGAAGGATGGATTGCATTTACAGTCTGGGATACAGGCATTGGCATTCCTGAACACCAACAACATTTAATCTTTCAAAAATTCCAACAACTAGAAAATCCCCTTACGCGTCAGTTTGAAGGAACTGGTTTGGGACTAGTATTAACAAGGGCGTTAGCTCGTCTACATGGTGGAGATGTCAGCTTTTTATCTCGTGAAGGCAACGGTAGCCAGTTCACATTACTCTTACCACCTTGCCCTCCTAAAACCACCTTTGCCGAATCAGAAGGGGGAAATTCCGAATCACATCAACCAACTTCCTCCCAACGCTTAGTGCTAGTCGTCGAGGCAGTAGCTCGATATATTGAAGACCTCACCCAACATCTCAAAGGCTTAGGTTATCGGGTAGTAATTGCTCGGTCAGGGACAGAAGCATTAGAAAAAGCTCGTCGCTTACAACCAATAACTATATTTTTGAATCCCTTGTTACCCCTGCTATCAGGTTGGGATGTGCTGACTTTACTAAAATCTGATAGTGCAACTCGTCATATTCCGGTGATTGTCACCGCTACGGGAGCAGAAAAAGAACAGGCATTTGCTCACCGAGCTGATAATTTCTTGAGTTTACCAGTAGAGCATCAAGCTTTAGTACCCATTTTAGAAAAATTATGTGCAGCACCAGAAGTTGAGCAGATAGGTTTAGAAAATCCCGAAATCGCAACTACAAAAACTCCGCTGCGGATTCTCAGGTTGGTAAATCCAGAATTAGAATCTGTCAATCCCCAACCCTCCCTGCGAGAACATCGAGTTATTGAAGTAGATGACTTAGATCAAGCAGAACTTTTAGCACGGGTGTGGCAGTTTGATGTAATTTTACTAGATGTAGAAAGTTCCACAGCCCAAAATTATCTCCAACAGTTGACTAACCACCCCCGATTAGCAGCTATCCCGCTAGTAACTTGCGATGTTGCGACTACTTTGACAGCTTCCAAAATACCTGGATTATCAGTGTTTCCTTACTTAACTCCATTAGGGAAGGAAAGTGCCAGTCCCAAAACCAAACCAGATGCTTTATTGTCAGTACTACAAATTGCTTCTGCTATTGGCTGTCCCCCCAATATCTTGGTAGTTGATGTGACTATGTTGCGCGATTTACCACAGGTAAGAGGTAAGCCGTTTAAGGGTTATCAGGGAGAAAAAAATTCTGCTTTGAAAGACAATAAGCAATCTACTGAAAGCGGCAGCGCTACGATATCGCTGAAAAATGAGTATAGTCATAATGATTCCTCAATGAATACTGAACGAGGATCTGAATGGTTCCAAGCTTTAATTCAGTACTTACAAACCGCTGGCTTGAAAGCAGTTATGGGTAACTGCTGGGCAGAAGTGTTACAACAACTTCGTCATCAGAGTGTTGATTTACTACTAATTTGTTTGGGTGAGTCTGCTATTCACAAAGAAATACAAAAAGCATTAACAACCTTGTCTGATTTACCGTTTAATTTGCCGCCAATTTTAGTATTAGACAAAACATTAAATCAAGTAACATATCCAGAAATAGCGACACAGAAAAACAATGGATATCAGTCTAGAGAAAATTATGAAGTTAGTGAATTAGAACAGCTTCCCGGCAATATTGCTACCCAGATTTTACCTCGTTCTATCTCAATGGAAGATTTATTAAATCAAATTAATCAGGCTTTAGTCAAAGGTAATAGGTAA
- the kaiB gene encoding circadian clock protein KaiB encodes MNKIGKTYVLKLYVAGNTPNSVRALNTLKNILEQEFQGVYALKVIDVLKNPQLAEEDKILATPTLSKILPPPVRKIIGDLSDRERVLIGLDLLYEELSEEDWEE; translated from the coding sequence ATGAATAAAATCGGAAAAACTTATGTTCTCAAGCTTTATGTAGCTGGGAACACACCCAACTCCGTACGGGCATTAAACACACTTAAAAATATACTAGAACAGGAGTTTCAAGGTGTTTATGCTTTAAAAGTAATAGATGTCCTCAAAAACCCACAACTAGCCGAAGAAGACAAAATACTCGCCACACCAACATTATCTAAAATATTACCCCCCCCTGTCCGCAAAATTATCGGTGATCTTTCCGATAGAGAAAGAGTATTGATAGGATTAGACTTACTCTATGAAGAATTAAGTGAAGAAGACTGGGAAGAGTAA
- a CDS encoding KaiA family protein → MILPILLIWRSDVKKYLDNYDPLYSHQSLIEQLWNFLESIITQLFAWPLAVITPVKISSLQKIRQLNINAQLAHSQKYSYVLACNQQWFQEMSPAEKQEILEKLKSDYRVILINYFTTDKNLKIIIDKFINALFYANIPVPRIIEMHMELIDEFSKQLRLEGRSDETLLDYRLTLIDILANLCEAYRCSVSKMN, encoded by the coding sequence ATGATATTACCTATATTATTGATTTGGCGATCTGATGTTAAAAAATATTTAGATAATTATGATCCTCTGTATAGTCATCAAAGTTTAATTGAGCAGTTATGGAATTTCCTAGAGAGTATTATTACTCAATTGTTTGCATGGCCACTGGCAGTTATTACCCCTGTGAAAATTTCCTCTTTACAAAAAATTAGACAGTTAAACATAAATGCACAATTGGCACACAGTCAGAAATATAGTTATGTCTTAGCGTGTAATCAACAATGGTTTCAGGAAATGAGTCCTGCCGAAAAGCAGGAAATATTAGAAAAACTTAAATCAGATTACCGCGTCATTTTGATAAATTACTTTACCACAGACAAAAATCTAAAGATAATAATTGATAAATTTATCAACGCCTTATTTTATGCTAATATTCCTGTGCCAAGAATTATAGAAATGCACATGGAACTCATTGACGAATTTTCCAAGCAACTAAGGTTAGAAGGAAGAAGTGATGAAACATTACTAGATTACCGACTAACCTTGATAGATATTTTGGCAAATCTGTGTGAAGCATATAGATGTTCGGTTTCTAAAATGAACTGA